The Sphingobacteriaceae bacterium region CTCCGCCTCAAAGCCCAGGCCCTTGACACCCAGTTCTGCCACCTGCTGGGCCAAAGTGTCCAGCATCTTGGTGCCGTGGCGCACCACCGTGAAGGCGGGGGCCTCCGCCGTGGCCTGGGTAATGTACCGGCCGTCGGTGATGAGGAGGGCTGCGTCGCCGGTGATGAGCAGGGAGCCCGCCGAGCCGGTGAAGCCGCTCAAGTAGCGGCGGTTGGTGGCCCCCGTCACCCAGAGGGCGTCCAGCCCTTCTTGGCCCAGGCGCTCCCGCAGGCGGGCCAGGCGGGGGGTCGTGTCCACGGCCTTGTCCTGCCCTTGCCGGTTCATGACCCCGATCCTCCCCCCGCCCCCGGCGGCCGGGAGTCCTCCCGGGCCATGGCCACCAGGGCCTCCAGGGCCAGCCGGTAGCTCAAGGGCCCGAAGCCGGCGATCTGCCCGGCGGCCACCGGGGCGATGACGGACCGGTGCCTGAAATCCTCCCGGGCCTGGGTGTTGGACAGGTGGACTTCCACCGTAGGCAGGCCGCAGGCCGCCACCGCGTCCCGCAGGGCGATGCTGTAGTGGGTGAAGGCGCCGGGGTTGAAGATGACCCCG contains the following coding sequences:
- the aroQ gene encoding type II 3-dehydroquinate dehydratase, producing the protein MADPVKILVLDGPNLNLLGEREPEVYGRTTLADIHGQLARRAQELGAIIDTFQSNHEGALIDRLHAARGQYDGVIFNPGAFTHYSIALRDAVAACGLPTVEVHLSNTQAREDFRHRSVIAPVAAGQIAGFGPLSYRLALEALVAMAREDSRPPGAGGGSGS